The sequence below is a genomic window from Trichocoleus desertorum ATA4-8-CV12.
TTTTTAGGGCCGCTTCAGACCGTTTTAGATTGAAAATGAGCTGGTCGTAACGCTAACAGACTAAGCATTGTAAAGACCCGACAACCTCTAGTTTCCCAACCCCTTAAAATTAGGAACGCAGTTTTGTTGAATATCAGCTTGCCGCATTGCTCTAGCCATTTTTGCGGGTCAGTCAGCTGATTGAGAGCGCCAATTAAAACTTTTACGTTTGTTTTTGTTTCAGTCCACTTGCAGTTTGTCAAGAGCATCCTATGGTGATCGCAGCTAACAGCTCCCAAGCCCTTAAAAGCAAAATTGCTAAGAAGCATAACCACTACGGCTTCAAAGATTTCTTTCAGTTCGATCCCGATCGCGGCACGATTGTCGATTGGAACGGGAGCCAAAACCTCTTGACCAGTGAAGACTTTATCATTGGCCTGGTGGAAGGTCTTGAAGAAGAAGTCGGTGATGCTTCTGCCGCCATCATGTACACCATTGGTTGTGAGTGGGGCCAGAAAGATTCTTTCTTCTTTGAAAAATGGTTTGAGAAAGAGTTTGAACGCAATATGCGCCAGACTAACCTGCTGTTTCTTCTAGAAACTTGGTGGTGGCCGTTCACCTCTCAAGGCTGGGGTCGCTGGGAAGTAGACTTGGGCGATCGCAAACAGGGATTCATGTTCATCAACCTGTTTGACTCAGCCGTGGCTCGTTCCTTAGGAGACGTGGGTAAGCCAGTTTGCTACTTGTACGCAGGCTTATTTGCAGGCTTCTTTACAGAAATGGTGAAAAAGCAACTGAGCTGCATCGAAATTCAGTGTTACTCAATGGGCGAAACCTACTGCAAGTTCCTGTTGGGCGGGCAAGATCGAATTGATGCCGCTGCCTTCTGGCTCAATGAAGGCGCGACCGCACGAGATATTGAGAAGCGTCTACGTTTGGGAGATAGATTGGGATGACTGCCATAACTGCTGCTCCACCCAATGGTACTAAACCTGAAGCGCAAGCTCAGAGATGGTTGCAGTCATCAGTTCAAACTTTTTTCACAGGTTTTAATTGGGAAGATCACTCACCTGAAGTGCAGGAACTGAAACTTCAGGCTCTACAGGGAAGCAACACGCCTTTGAGCCTGACTCTCAGTGTGAGCCAATTCTTTGGGGCCATCAATTGGGAAGGTGTGGCGGCAGCAGCTCCTGTAGCGGTTCCAGCTTCCACGTCGCAACCTGTATCGGTGGCAAACGATTTGACCCTAGATGACTTCTCTAGCCTTTTCTAGCTTGCTGCTGTTAGCTTAGCTTGTCACTCCTATTTCGCCTTTTTGTTAGCGCCCTTTCGCAACTTCTCTCTAAACCTGGCCTGTAACTATGCACCAACAAATTGAATCGCTTTTCGATGAGGCTGAGAGTCGTTACTTAAAACCTGAAGAACTCGGTGTCTTAAGCCAGTATGTGGACTCTTTGCCACAACGACTAGAAACCTATCGGCAATTGCGAGATCAGGAATTGGACTTAATGCAACAGGTGGCGAATCAGTTGCAGGCAGCTATGCCGCAAGAAAGTACAGAGACTCTAGAGCGGAGCATCAAGCATGCCTTGTTAATGCTGCGTTACTGCGCCATGTCGATGCTGCTCAATGATAATTCTTTTGTGCAGCATCGCCTGTTGAGCTGGCTGACTCGCACTGTCCAAACCTATAATACGCAGACGGTTGACATGGCGCTGTATCGGCTCCTCAATCAGCGTTTAAGCCAAGTCCTCAGTCCCCAGCAGTTGAGCTTGCTGAAACCACCCCTCGTGTTGGCTCAAAGTACGCTACTGAACCAAGTTAAAGCTTAAAGTTACGAGATAGGCCGAAGCGATCGCGATTTTCTCCAACTTT
It includes:
- a CDS encoding 4-vinyl reductase codes for the protein MVIAANSSQALKSKIAKKHNHYGFKDFFQFDPDRGTIVDWNGSQNLLTSEDFIIGLVEGLEEEVGDASAAIMYTIGCEWGQKDSFFFEKWFEKEFERNMRQTNLLFLLETWWWPFTSQGWGRWEVDLGDRKQGFMFINLFDSAVARSLGDVGKPVCYLYAGLFAGFFTEMVKKQLSCIEIQCYSMGETYCKFLLGGQDRIDAAAFWLNEGATARDIEKRLRLGDRLG